A single region of the bacterium genome encodes:
- the rplT gene encoding 50S ribosomal protein L20, with protein sequence MTRVKRGVITRKRHKKILKRAKGFLGRRSTTFRAANEALLKAGKYAWIGRRLKKRDFRALWNIRISAALMPYDFSYSKFMGGLKKANIKLNRKVLSELAVKNPEVFKTIVETARK encoded by the coding sequence ATGACCAGAGTAAAAAGAGGCGTAATAACCAGAAAGCGCCACAAAAAAATATTAAAACGAGCCAAAGGATTTCTTGGCAGAAGAAGCACGACTTTCCGCGCGGCCAATGAAGCTCTGCTCAAAGCCGGCAAATACGCCTGGATCGGCCGACGGCTTAAAAAACGCGATTTCCGCGCGCTTTGGAATATCAGAATTTCCGCCGCATTGATGCCTTATGATTTTTCATACAGCAAATTCATGGGCGGACTTAAAAAAGCCAATATCAAATTAAATCGGAAAGTATTATCGGAATTGGCCGTCAAAAATCCCGAAGTTTTCAAAACAATAGTGGAAACGGCGCGAAAATAA
- the infC gene encoding translation initiation factor IF-3 produces the protein MNEQIRVPEVSVIDSEGKNLGPMNTLEAINLAKAQGLDLIEVSPKTIPPICKIMDFGKYLYKIAKQERQHKAKQKTIETKGIRLSPRISLHDMETKARQAEKFMDEGSKIKIDLLMKGREKAHADLAEKKVNEFLQIINSNPKFTGKIIMEQRPKRQSWGLIAIISKAKK, from the coding sequence ATAAATGAACAAATTAGAGTTCCTGAAGTTTCGGTGATCGACAGCGAGGGGAAAAATCTCGGTCCAATGAACACTCTGGAAGCGATCAACCTTGCCAAGGCGCAAGGGCTGGATCTGATCGAAGTCTCGCCAAAAACCATTCCCCCGATATGCAAGATAATGGATTTCGGAAAATATTTATATAAGATCGCCAAGCAGGAACGCCAGCACAAAGCAAAACAAAAAACGATCGAGACGAAAGGAATAAGATTGAGTCCGCGCATCAGTCTGCACGATATGGAAACCAAAGCCAGGCAAGCCGAAAAATTTATGGATGAAGGATCAAAAATCAAGATCGACCTCCTGATGAAAGGCCGCGAAAAAGCGCATGCCGATCTGGCTGAAAAAAAAGTAAATGAATTCTTGCAAATAATAAACTCCAATCCGAAATTTACGGGAAAAATAATAATGGAACAAAGGCCAAAACGCCAATCATGGGGATTGATCGCAATAATATCAAAAGCTAAAAAATAA
- the recO gene encoding DNA repair protein RecO, which produces MELPYSQEGIILASDYYKDRDRILTVYTKDIGKIRAICRGSRSITSKLAPHLKVLDYVDLMLFDGKALITITKASEIRSFRNLKNDFERSAIALYAAELVNISTIERLPDQKIFNLLLDLFEYLDSKSIGKNAIPASEEIVLAFKLKLLDILGLRPMEIAEDHKDGLRIIEEGFSYLENIGWQAIGKEKLGKLLDHSLEDILNRQVMSFGKFIC; this is translated from the coding sequence ATGGAACTCCCTTATTCGCAGGAAGGTATAATTTTAGCCAGCGATTATTATAAAGACAGGGACAGGATACTGACTGTCTATACCAAGGATATAGGCAAGATCCGCGCTATTTGCCGCGGGTCAAGAAGCATTACTTCAAAACTGGCGCCGCACTTGAAAGTGCTCGATTACGTGGATTTAATGCTATTTGACGGCAAGGCCTTGATCACTATTACTAAGGCATCCGAGATCAGATCTTTCCGGAATTTAAAAAACGATTTTGAGCGATCCGCGATCGCGCTATACGCGGCGGAATTGGTTAATATTTCGACAATAGAAAGATTACCCGATCAAAAAATTTTCAACCTTTTATTGGATCTGTTCGAGTATTTAGATTCGAAAAGCATTGGTAAAAACGCAATACCTGCCAGTGAAGAAATAGTATTGGCGTTCAAGTTGAAGCTGCTGGATATTTTAGGATTGCGGCCGATGGAGATAGCGGAAGACCATAAAGATGGTTTAAGAATAATCGAGGAAGGTTTTTCATATTTGGAAAATATTGGCTGGCAAGCGATAGGGAAGGAGAAGCTGGGAAAGCTCTTGGATCATTCGCTGGAAGATATACTGAACAGGCAAGTGATGAGCTTTGGCAAGTTTATTTGTTGA
- a CDS encoding glycosyltransferase family 1 protein: MRIGIDARTILNPELGEAIGIGHYTFMLIRHLLKMDADFKNGKNEYVLFFDNRVRKKDIERFKITGVKIVNFPFSSYRRYLPGVYSEILVNAMFSREKLDILHSPGGSIPLSYRGKTVVTESGIGIRKFSDMFPPYQRLSASFAKSILVKTNHIIVNSWAAKKDTIDCFGIKAEKITPIYKGVDQRFFDKVSQNEIARVKEKYKIKGRYFLFLSTIKPINNLVGLVRSFAEVRGKILKDAKDTHFALENDCSNCQLVLAGKEGWLSAEEVAETAKELQIEKDIILTGYVPPEDLNGIIQGADLFLFPPFYEEFGAPALEAMASGVPVIASRIPSLEEILGNGAIFIDPNNTDHWAREIVSLINNKSRQSELIRLGAAQAKKYTWEKTAEETLRVYKNIVK; this comes from the coding sequence ATGCGCATTGGCATTGACGCTCGCACAATTTTAAATCCCGAGCTTGGCGAAGCGATCGGGATCGGCCACTATACTTTTATGCTGATCCGCCATTTATTGAAAATGGACGCGGATTTTAAAAATGGAAAAAATGAATACGTTTTATTTTTTGATAATCGCGTAAGGAAAAAAGATATTGAACGGTTTAAGATTACCGGAGTAAAGATCGTTAACTTTCCTTTTTCTTCGTACCGAAGGTATTTGCCGGGAGTTTATTCGGAAATTTTGGTTAACGCGATGTTTTCGCGCGAGAAGCTGGACATTCTTCATTCACCCGGCGGTTCAATCCCGTTGTCTTATCGTGGCAAGACAGTAGTGACGGAATCCGGCATCGGTATTCGCAAATTCAGCGATATGTTTCCGCCTTATCAGAGGTTGAGTGCGTCTTTCGCCAAATCTATTTTAGTCAAAACAAATCATATCATTGTTAATTCCTGGGCGGCGAAAAAAGACACGATTGATTGCTTTGGCATTAAAGCGGAAAAAATAACCCCGATATATAAAGGCGTTGATCAGAGGTTTTTCGATAAGGTTAGTCAAAATGAAATTGCCAGAGTAAAAGAAAAATATAAGATCAAAGGCAGATATTTCTTGTTTTTGAGCACTATCAAGCCGATCAATAATTTGGTTGGGTTAGTCAGGTCTTTTGCCGAAGTGCGCGGAAAAATTCTCAAAGACGCGAAGGATACGCATTTTGCGCTGGAGAACGATTGCTCCAACTGCCAGTTGGTTTTAGCCGGCAAGGAAGGGTGGCTGAGCGCCGAAGAAGTGGCGGAAACGGCCAAAGAACTGCAAATTGAAAAAGATATTATTTTAACCGGCTATGTTCCGCCGGAAGATCTGAATGGAATTATCCAGGGAGCGGATCTGTTTTTGTTCCCGCCATTTTATGAGGAATTCGGCGCGCCGGCCCTAGAAGCGATGGCTTCCGGAGTGCCGGTCATAGCTTCGAGAATTCCGTCGCTGGAAGAAATTTTGGGAAATGGCGCGATATTTATTGATCCGAATAATACTGATCATTGGGCGCGAGAAATTGTTAGCCTGATCAATAACAAAAGCCGCCAGAGCGAACTTATCCGGCTTGGCGCGGCGCAAGCAAAAAAATATACTTGGGAAAAAACGGCGGAAGAAACGCTTAGGGTTTATAAAAATATTGTAAAGTAG
- a CDS encoding 50S ribosomal protein L35 gives MKLKTIKAVAKRFKITPTNKLRHRKAGQDHFNAGETGKTTRSKRKDSDLLPKYERGIKKMMPYK, from the coding sequence ATGAAATTAAAGACAATAAAAGCGGTAGCAAAAAGATTTAAGATCACGCCGACCAACAAGCTTCGCCATCGCAAGGCTGGACAGGATCATTTCAACGCCGGAGAAACCGGCAAAACTACCAGATCAAAAAGAAAAGATTCCGACCTATTGCCAAAATACGAAAGAGGCATTAAAAAAATGATGCCGTATAAGTAA
- a CDS encoding VanZ family protein, which produces MNFKDKNILNWILLIFWMGVIFYFSNQLDLKSGFESRLDFILRKAAHIAEYAILTYLAWQAIGDGVKSKKYLIYAVIFSILYAIGDEYHQTFVRSRIGSPIDVLVDSVGITLAGLIIWKRK; this is translated from the coding sequence ATGAATTTTAAAGATAAAAATATTTTGAATTGGATATTGCTCATTTTTTGGATGGGAGTTATTTTTTATTTTTCCAATCAGCTGGATCTGAAATCCGGATTTGAAAGCCGGCTGGATTTTATTTTGCGAAAAGCTGCGCATATTGCCGAATACGCGATTTTGACATATTTGGCCTGGCAGGCGATAGGCGACGGGGTGAAAAGTAAAAAATATTTGATCTATGCCGTGATTTTTTCCATATTATACGCGATTGGCGATGAATATCATCAGACATTTGTGCGCTCAAGGATCGGAAGTCCCATTGATGTTTTAGTTGATAGTGTGGGAATAACTCTGGCCGGGTTGATAATTTGGAAAAGAAAATAA
- a CDS encoding pilin encodes MTEFLEKNIKKLKKIAGSSLFAALPLEPVTMKPMANLIDSLLNTILAIVAGLGILFLIIGGIRYIRSWGDSDQMEKAKKMITYVIIGLVVILVSYSVIATLDTIING; translated from the coding sequence ATGACAGAATTTTTAGAAAAAAACATAAAAAAACTTAAGAAAATTGCCGGATCCTCATTATTCGCGGCTCTGCCTCTAGAACCGGTTACGATGAAGCCGATGGCAAACTTGATCGATTCGCTTCTTAATACTATTTTGGCAATAGTTGCCGGCCTTGGAATTTTGTTTTTGATCATCGGCGGCATAAGATACATCAGAAGCTGGGGAGATTCCGACCAAATGGAAAAGGCGAAAAAAATGATCACTTATGTGATTATAGGTTTGGTAGTGATTTTAGTGTCTTATTCCGTGATAGCTACTTTGGATACGATAATTAACGGATAG
- the smpB gene encoding SsrA-binding protein SmpB: MPTLATNKRATFDYEILDKFEAGLVLAGYEVKAARLGHISLKGAYVVIIGGEAFLLNAHISHYQPKNMPLNYEPTRTRKLLLHKNQINRLIGESKEKGLTLIPLSVYTNTIGKIKVSFAVARGKKQFDKRAAIGERESKRNIQRALRGK; this comes from the coding sequence ATGCCAACACTAGCCACCAACAAACGAGCGACATTTGATTATGAGATCCTGGATAAATTCGAGGCTGGTTTGGTATTGGCCGGGTATGAAGTAAAAGCCGCGAGACTGGGCCATATCAGCCTAAAAGGCGCTTACGTCGTCATCATCGGCGGCGAAGCCTTTCTTTTAAACGCCCATATTTCGCATTATCAGCCCAAAAATATGCCTCTGAACTACGAGCCGACCCGCACCAGAAAGCTCCTTCTCCATAAAAATCAGATCAACCGTTTAATTGGAGAATCCAAGGAAAAAGGCTTGACACTGATACCACTTTCGGTATATACTAACACAATAGGAAAAATTAAAGTTTCCTTTGCTGTAGCGCGCGGAAAGAAGCAGTTCGACAAGCGCGCGGCGATTGGTGAACGAGAATCCAAAAGAAATATCCAGCGAGCCTTGCGCGGAAAGTGA
- a CDS encoding class I tRNA ligase family protein, protein MKNKAEQKQKSEVALREEAILKFWEENKIFQKSVNQRSGSKEFVFYEGPPTANGKPGIHHVLARSFKDIVCRYKTMRGYRVERKAGWDTHGLPVELQVEKELKISSKPEIEKYGIEEFNKKCKASVWEYKDEWERLTKRIAFWLDLEHPYITYSNEYIESVWWILSEIYKKGLLYEGHKVVPYCSRCGTGLSSHEVAQGYKKIPEKSVYVKFKVKSRLGTGIVVVNEKGEILLGKRIKTGQWTLPGGKVEKGETYEETIVRETKEETGIDIEIVKTLGLAESIIDGAHWRYQNFIGRAKGGELKDEKGKIEGWKWIAPDKLPENIYEPSGKTLKLFLADKKGIISDVLVHENDSTYFLVWTTTPWTLPGNVALAVGKDIDYVIIKYFGNKSSRSIIGSGNRKEGLTESTILAPGNYIIAKDILQKNLESNAGLIEIRYLFGNIDVFNENLRKHPAHQDLDGLLKAYNFDVIKGSELVGLEYKQLFDFVKPDPLSPSVGGFSEASKPAFRVVAGDFVTTQDGSGIVHIAPAFGEDDMRVAKENDLPVLMTVNLQGKFIPEITPWAGKYVAREETNKEIITELDKRKVLFKTEDIEHDYPFCWRCNTKLIYYAKKSWFIKMSDPKIKKALIENNEKINWIPEHIKKGRMGEWLREIKDWALSRERYWGTPLPIWKCAKCGDDKIIGSIAELEKFGGKKLEDLHRPFIDKVIFKCDKCGGEMKRITDVIDCWFDSGSMPFSQWHYPFENKELVDPSTGSGQAKGKKFPADYISEAIDQTRGWFYTLLAIATLLGKSAPYKNVITYGHILDAKGQKMSKSKGNVVSPWEVADKYGIDILRWYFYTVGGPGEPKRFDFKDLNEVQNKFYRTLWNSYQFFKTYAGKAKSQKPTAKNQNLLDKWIVSRLNETIFETTKLLDDYDIIRSARLIGDFTDDLSNWYIRRSRDRMRVEESAALWTLLAVLSELTKLAAPFVPFISEEIYRDIKTGGSPESIHLSDWPKADEKLIDKKLNEEMKLVREIVTLGLAARAKSKIKVRQPLALLEVQGTKEKIKADLLELVNDELNVKKVAFVSEVSAKSGWISETNGRIAIALDTKITDELKEEGVVRDIARHIQTMRKDLGLTKEDLIEVFYGKNGSAGKIFANAKWQKYIKEKTITKNIDKYEEGGKYDMEKDLEIEGEKIKFAVKKVK, encoded by the coding sequence ATGAAAAATAAAGCGGAACAAAAGCAAAAATCTGAAGTGGCGCTTCGGGAAGAAGCGATTTTGAAATTTTGGGAGGAAAACAAGATTTTTCAAAAATCCGTCAATCAGCGTTCGGGATCAAAAGAATTCGTTTTTTATGAAGGTCCGCCGACTGCCAACGGGAAACCCGGAATTCATCATGTTTTGGCGAGGTCTTTCAAAGACATAGTCTGCCGTTATAAAACAATGCGGGGATATAGGGTTGAGCGGAAAGCCGGCTGGGATACGCATGGGCTTCCGGTAGAGCTTCAGGTGGAAAAAGAATTAAAAATTTCTTCTAAGCCTGAAATAGAAAAATATGGCATTGAAGAATTTAATAAGAAATGCAAAGCGTCGGTTTGGGAATACAAAGACGAGTGGGAACGCCTGACCAAGCGCATCGCTTTCTGGCTGGACTTGGAGCATCCTTACATAACTTATAGCAACGAGTATATTGAATCAGTTTGGTGGATTCTGTCGGAAATTTACAAAAAAGGCTTGCTTTACGAAGGCCACAAAGTTGTGCCGTATTGTTCGCGCTGCGGCACGGGGCTCTCGAGCCATGAAGTGGCGCAAGGATATAAAAAAATACCGGAAAAATCCGTATATGTGAAATTCAAAGTCAAAAGCCGGCTGGGCACGGGGATTGTCGTCGTCAACGAAAAAGGCGAGATATTGTTGGGGAAAAGGATCAAAACCGGTCAATGGACTTTGCCCGGAGGAAAAGTGGAAAAAGGCGAAACATACGAAGAAACGATCGTACGCGAGACCAAAGAAGAAACAGGGATTGATATCGAGATCGTGAAAACTTTGGGATTGGCCGAAAGCATAATTGACGGCGCGCATTGGCGGTATCAGAATTTCATCGGCCGCGCAAAAGGCGGGGAATTGAAAGACGAAAAAGGAAAGATCGAAGGCTGGAAATGGATCGCGCCGGATAAATTGCCGGAAAATATTTACGAGCCGAGCGGAAAAACCTTGAAGCTTTTTTTGGCTGATAAAAAAGGGATTATAAGTGATGTCTTGGTGCATGAAAATGATTCCACATATTTTTTGGTTTGGACCACTACGCCGTGGACTTTGCCGGGAAATGTGGCACTGGCAGTAGGAAAGGATATTGATTATGTAATAATTAAGTATTTTGGCAATAAATCGTCCAGAAGTATCATTGGGAGCGGGAATAGAAAAGAAGGATTAACTGAATCTACAATATTAGCTCCAGGTAATTATATAATAGCCAAAGATATTTTACAAAAAAACTTGGAATCAAATGCGGGGCTTATAGAAATCAGATATTTGTTCGGTAACATTGATGTGTTTAATGAGAATTTAAGGAAGCATCCTGCGCATCAAGATCTTGACGGTTTATTAAAAGCATATAATTTTGATGTTATTAAAGGATCTGAACTTGTCGGTTTGGAATACAAACAATTATTTGATTTTGTAAAACCGGACCCGCTTTCTCCGTCAGTAGGCGGATTCAGCGAGGCAAGTAAGCCTGCATTTCGAGTCGTGGCTGGGGATTTTGTGACCACGCAAGACGGTTCGGGCATAGTTCATATTGCGCCGGCGTTTGGCGAGGATGATATGCGAGTGGCAAAAGAAAATGATTTGCCGGTTTTGATGACTGTGAATTTGCAAGGCAAATTTATTCCGGAAATTACTCCATGGGCGGGAAAATATGTGGCCAGAGAAGAAACCAATAAAGAGATTATTACCGAATTGGACAAGAGAAAAGTTTTATTCAAAACCGAAGATATAGAGCATGATTATCCTTTTTGCTGGCGATGCAATACGAAACTGATCTATTACGCCAAAAAATCTTGGTTTATTAAGATGTCTGATCCGAAAATCAAGAAAGCTTTGATCGAAAATAACGAAAAAATAAACTGGATACCGGAACATATCAAGAAAGGCCGGATGGGCGAGTGGCTCCGCGAAATAAAAGATTGGGCACTGAGCCGCGAGCGCTATTGGGGAACGCCGCTGCCGATTTGGAAATGCGCCAAATGCGGAGATGATAAAATAATCGGTTCGATCGCGGAACTGGAAAAATTTGGCGGTAAGAAACTGGAAGACTTGCACAGACCGTTCATAGACAAAGTTATTTTTAAGTGCGATAAATGCGGCGGCGAAATGAAGAGGATCACGGACGTGATTGATTGCTGGTTTGATTCCGGCTCAATGCCTTTCAGTCAATGGCATTATCCTTTTGAAAACAAAGAATTAGTCGACCCTTCGACAGGCTCAGGGCAGGCTAAAGGCAAGAAATTTCCGGCTGATTATATTTCCGAAGCGATCGATCAGACAAGAGGGTGGTTCTATACTTTGCTGGCGATTGCCACGCTTTTGGGAAAAAGCGCGCCTTACAAGAATGTCATAACTTACGGCCATATTCTGGACGCGAAAGGCCAAAAAATGAGCAAATCCAAAGGCAATGTCGTCAGTCCATGGGAAGTGGCTGATAAATATGGCATAGATATTTTGCGCTGGTATTTTTATACGGTCGGCGGACCCGGAGAGCCGAAGCGTTTTGATTTCAAGGATCTTAATGAAGTGCAAAATAAATTTTATCGCACTTTATGGAATTCATATCAATTTTTTAAGACATACGCGGGCAAAGCCAAAAGCCAAAAGCCCACAGCCAAAAATCAAAATTTATTGGATAAGTGGATTGTTTCGCGGCTCAATGAAACGATTTTTGAAACGACAAAACTTTTGGATGATTATGATATTATTCGCTCGGCTCGTCTTATCGGCGATTTTACGGATGATCTGTCGAATTGGTATATCCGCCGCTCACGCGACAGGATGCGGGTTGAGGAATCCGCGGCCCTTTGGACGCTTTTGGCGGTCTTGAGCGAATTGACAAAGCTTGCCGCGCCTTTCGTGCCGTTTATTTCAGAAGAAATTTATCGAGATATTAAAACAGGCGGTTCTCCGGAAAGCATTCATCTTTCGGATTGGCCGAAAGCCGATGAAAAATTAATTGATAAGAAATTAAACGAGGAAATGAAATTAGTCCGTGAAATTGTTACTTTGGGTTTGGCCGCGCGCGCGAAATCAAAAATTAAAGTCAGGCAGCCTTTGGCCCTGCTGGAAGTTCAGGGAACGAAAGAAAAAATAAAAGCCGACTTGTTGGAATTAGTAAACGATGAATTGAATGTTAAAAAAGTAGCTTTTGTTTCTGAGGTTAGCGCAAAGAGCGGTTGGATATCGGAAACTAATGGCCGGATTGCAATTGCGCTTGATACAAAAATCACCGATGAACTTAAAGAAGAGGGAGTTGTTCGCGATATTGCGCGGCATATCCAGACAATGCGCAAAGACTTGGGTTTGACCAAGGAAGATTTGATCGAAGTTTTTTACGGAAAAAACGGAAGTGCGGGGAAAATTTTCGCCAATGCCAAATGGCAAAAATATATCAAAGAAAAAACCATTACGAAAAATATCGATAAATATGAAGAAGGCGGAAAATACGATATGGAAAAAGATTTGGAGATCGAAGGCGAAAAAATTAAATTCGCGGTTAAGAAAGTGAAATAA
- the tgt gene encoding tRNA guanosine(34) transglycosylase Tgt — protein sequence MQFFKIFKKSKQSKARRGRISTSHGVVNTPCFMSIATRGAVKNITSDELEKIGTEILLSNTYHLYLRPGEKLVKKAGGLHKFINWKKPILTDSGGFQVFSLGQKARKQNFSTAELASQNTRLRQSSHEKFIPAPFQGGVKIEKEGVEFRSPIDGAKHFLTPEKSMQIQLDLGADMIMAFDECTPYPATREYAKNSLDITYRWAARCKKYFIAKTAKMKSKHFLFGIIQGSTFKDYREESAGQIVGLDTDGVAIGGVSVGEPPEKMLEVLDWVSPYLPEGKPHYLMGVGYPDQIVEAVKRGIDMFDCVIPTRNGRHGELFVWSASGRIKNASVFRNKNFYSSIHITNKKFTSDFGPVDKTCDCYTCRNFSRAYLRHLFITKENLGLRLATIHNLAFYLELMKKIRKNI from the coding sequence ATGCAATTTTTTAAAATTTTTAAAAAATCCAAACAATCAAAAGCGAGACGCGGAAGGATAAGCACTTCTCATGGAGTTGTTAATACACCTTGTTTTATGTCGATTGCGACGCGCGGGGCGGTAAAAAATATAACATCGGACGAATTGGAAAAGATCGGCACGGAAATCCTTCTTAGCAATACTTATCATCTGTATTTGCGGCCGGGCGAAAAACTCGTGAAAAAGGCCGGGGGGTTGCATAAGTTTATAAACTGGAAGAAACCTATTCTTACTGATTCTGGAGGTTTCCAGGTTTTTTCGCTTGGGCAAAAGGCGCGGAAACAAAATTTTTCTACTGCGGAACTCGCCTCGCAAAATACTCGTCTCAGACAGTCCTCGCACGAAAAATTTATTCCCGCGCCTTTTCAAGGAGGAGTGAAGATAGAGAAGGAAGGCGTGGAATTCCGTTCGCCGATAGACGGAGCGAAACATTTTTTAACTCCGGAAAAATCCATGCAAATTCAGCTGGATCTGGGCGCGGATATGATCATGGCTTTTGATGAATGTACGCCATATCCGGCTACCAGAGAATACGCGAAGAATTCGCTCGATATAACTTATCGGTGGGCGGCGCGATGCAAAAAGTATTTTATTGCAAAAACCGCCAAAATGAAATCAAAACATTTTTTATTCGGCATAATCCAGGGTTCGACTTTCAAAGATTATCGCGAGGAATCGGCTGGTCAAATCGTCGGACTGGATACCGATGGCGTGGCAATTGGCGGAGTTTCGGTAGGCGAGCCGCCGGAAAAAATGCTGGAAGTTTTGGACTGGGTGTCGCCATATTTGCCGGAGGGAAAACCGCATTATTTGATGGGTGTGGGTTATCCTGATCAGATCGTGGAAGCGGTAAAGCGGGGGATCGATATGTTTGATTGCGTGATTCCGACTCGCAACGGCCGGCATGGAGAATTATTTGTTTGGTCCGCCAGTGGGCGGATTAAAAACGCAAGCGTTTTTAGAAATAAGAACTTTTATTCTTCAATTCATATTACCAATAAAAAATTTACATCGGATTTTGGTCCGGTTGATAAAACCTGTGATTGTTATACTTGCCGGAATTTCAGCCGGGCTTATTTGCGCCATCTTTTTATCACCAAAGAAAATTTGGGTTTACGATTGGCGACGATCCATAATCTGGCGTTTTATTTGGAATTGATGAAAAAAATCAGAAAAAACATTTGA
- a CDS encoding aromatic amino acid transport family protein, with protein MLNARFFNALAMLVGTIIGAGIFGLPYVAAKTGLVPTVIYLTVLTFIVLLMHLLYGEVVLRTKGKHRLVGYAEIYLGKWGKRVATLSVVLGGYAGLLIYIILSGVFLSNLLGEFFGHDPRPYSIIVFFVSFIFIAGGLKVVSWVESFLSFLLVAAIFLFLAKGSSSISLSSFTESINWSEIFLPYGVLLFALTGGSIIPDLISVLEKKENLIKKTIIIGTLIPAVIYFLFIVIIFGITGEATTPDAITGLKNFYGDGFVKIGALVGFLAVITSFLAFGINLKKTLQHDYKFSKALSLVLALFVPFLIFSTGFNDFIRVIGFSGAVMGGIDGVLIILMYQKADREGKGTRKPEYDIPTSKALEYLLVVVFALGIIYAILNP; from the coding sequence ATGCTTAATGCCAGATTTTTCAATGCTCTTGCGATGCTCGTCGGCACTATTATCGGCGCCGGTATTTTTGGTTTGCCATATGTCGCGGCAAAAACGGGCTTGGTTCCCACGGTGATTTATTTGACAGTGCTGACTTTTATCGTTTTGTTGATGCATCTTTTGTACGGAGAAGTCGTTTTGAGGACCAAAGGCAAGCATCGCTTGGTGGGTTACGCCGAGATCTATCTGGGAAAATGGGGGAAAAGGGTCGCGACTTTATCCGTTGTTTTGGGCGGTTACGCCGGCCTTTTGATCTATATAATCTTAAGCGGCGTTTTTTTATCCAATCTTTTGGGAGAATTTTTTGGCCATGATCCGCGGCCTTATAGCATAATCGTATTTTTTGTCTCTTTTATTTTTATTGCCGGCGGGCTCAAAGTTGTTTCGTGGGTAGAGTCATTTTTGTCTTTTTTGCTTGTTGCCGCTATTTTTCTTTTTTTAGCAAAAGGATCTTCTTCAATCAGCCTTTCCAGTTTTACAGAGAGTATTAATTGGTCCGAAATTTTCTTGCCCTACGGGGTGCTTCTTTTTGCTTTGACCGGCGGTTCGATCATTCCAGATTTGATATCGGTTTTGGAAAAAAAAGAAAATTTGATCAAAAAAACAATCATTATCGGCACTTTGATCCCCGCCGTTATTTATTTTTTATTTATCGTAATAATTTTTGGAATTACCGGAGAAGCTACTACGCCGGACGCGATAACGGGATTAAAAAATTTTTATGGCGACGGGTTCGTGAAGATCGGCGCGCTAGTCGGATTTTTGGCGGTGATCACTTCGTTTTTGGCTTTTGGCATCAATTTGAAAAAAACCCTACAGCATGATTATAAATTTTCCAAAGCTTTATCTCTGGTGCTGGCGCTATTTGTTCCGTTCTTGATATTTTCAACCGGCTTTAACGATTTTATCCGCGTGATCGGATTTTCGGGAGCGGTAATGGGTGGCATTGACGGCGTCTTGATAATTTTGATGTATCAGAAAGCCGATCGCGAAGGCAAAGGCACAAGAAAGCCGGAGTATGATATTCCAACTTCAAAAGCTTTGGAATATTTGCTAGTTGTTGTTTTTGCGTTGGGAATTATTTATGCGATTTTAAATCCATAA